From one Malus sylvestris chromosome 1, drMalSylv7.2, whole genome shotgun sequence genomic stretch:
- the LOC126617418 gene encoding transcription factor SPEECHLESS-like, with amino-acid sequence MAMDDRDRSSDFLEEHEQYYHGDTDCNLGTLGDDLFSMLESLDDHGFGGGGGGGIVDFPQPSATAPLEYEQLLAVFSASPKDFSSSADQTELDETNSAPKTKRLKFSSAATPTATATTTTMNPSDQDGGRMSHTTVERNRRKQMNDHLSVLRSLMPCFYVKRGDQASIIGGVVDYINELQQVLQSLEAKKQRKAYSCEVLSSPRLQQVSSPRPPGPSPSVLSPRKPPLSPRLGGSSLPPISPRTPQPTSPYKPTAARTILQQPQILPAAPNIFGNYLISSPTMVASSSLDPSPTSSSATSSINNSIDNLNELFANSKSAIADVEVKFSGPNVLLKTVSPRIPGQALKIISTLEDLSLEILHVSITTADETMLNSFTIKIGIECQLSAEELVHQIQQTFC; translated from the exons ATGGCCATGGACGATCGCGACCGTTCATCTGATTTTCTCGAAGAACATGAGCAGTACTACCACGGCGATACCGATTGTAACTTAGGCACTCTGGGAGACGATCTTTTTAGCATGTTAGAGAGCTTAGATGATCATGGgtttggaggaggaggaggcgggGGAATTGTGGACTTTCCTCAGCCGTCAGCTACAGCTCCATTGGAATATGAACAACTACTTGCTGTTTTTAGCGCATCACCAAAAGACTTCTCCTCCTCAGCTGATCAGACCGAGCTTGATGAAACTAACTCTGCCCCCAAAACCAAGAGACTCAAGTTCTCATCAGCTGCCACCCCCACCGCCACTGCCACCACAACAACCATGAATCCTTCAGATCAGGATGGAGGGCGGATGTCTCATACAACAGTGGAGCGCAACCGTAGAAAGCAAATGAACGACCACTTGAGTGTCTTGCGCTCTCTTATGCCTTGCTTTTATGTTAAACGA GGAGATCAAGCTTCAATTATTGGAGGGGTGGTTGATTACATCAATGAGCTGCAGCAAGTTCTTCAATCACTTGAAGCCAAAAAGCAACGAAAAGCATACAGCTGTGAAGTGTTAAGCAGCCCTAGGCTGCAGCAAGTTTCCAGTCCAAGGCCACCTGGTCCTTCACCATCAGTCCTCAGCCCTAGAAAGCCACCTCTCAGCCCTAGGCTCGGCGGCAGCAGCTTACCACCCATCAGCCCAAGAACTCCACAACCCACAAGCCCTTATAAGCCAACGGCAGCCAGGACAATATTGCAACAACCACAAATATTACCTGCAGCTCCTAATATTTTTGGTAATTATCTGATTTCTAGTCCAACAATGGTTGCTAGCTCATCACTTGATCCATCCCCTACTTCTTCAAGTGCTACTTCCTCCATTAATAATAGTATCGACAATCTCAACGAGCTTTTCGCCAACTCCAAGTCCGCCATTGCGGATGTGGAGGTGAAATTTTCGGGTCCAAATGTTCTTTTGAAAACAGTGTCTCCTCGGATACCTGGACAGGCTCTAAAAATCATTTCCACTCTTGAAGACCTTTCGCTAGAAATTCTCCATGTCAGTATCACCACCGCTGACGAAACCATGCTTAATTCCTTCACCATCAAG ATTGGAATTGAATGCCAACTTAGTGCCGAGGAACTCGTTCACCAAATCCAGCAAACATTCTGCTAA
- the LOC126617428 gene encoding probable WRKY transcription factor 53, which yields MENCNIHWEQKSLVNELAQGRDLARQLQIHLNVPSSSYGTRELLVQKIILSYEKALSMLNSSSSASGGEQQQPTGHVAIRMVESPPHSLNESPRSEDSDREFKDHDNKDSSRKRKNLPRWTHQIRVTSGMGLEGPLDDGFSWRKYGQKDILGAKYPRGYYRCTHRNVQSCLATKQVQRSDEDPTIFEITYRGKHTCTQASTGTSTPPSPSPLQPERTERQNNLVDPQQNQQQSQQHTLLNLPEGLRVITEGLDTREELFPSFNSPSPLNNSYVASFSSPFAGPTTSGTNYFSMSQRDFGVDQNFQSGEIISAPTSATNSPSVGLDIPFGQADQLFPNFSFDGPGFFS from the exons ATGGAGAACTGCAATATACATTGGGAGCAAAAGAGTCTTGTAAATGAGCTAGCACAAGGGAGGGATCTGGCTAGGCAGCTACAGATCCATCTCAACGTTCCATCTTCCTCTTATGGAACCCGGGAATTGCTGGTTCAAAAGATCATACTTTCGTACGAAAAAGCGCTTTCCATGCTGAACTCTAGCAGCTCAGCCTCAGGAGGTGAGCAACAACAGCCCACAGGTCATGTTGCAATTCGAATGGTTGAGTCTCCGCCGCATTCGCTAAATGAAAGTCCCCGGAGTGAAGACTCCGACCGCGAATTCAAGGACCATGACAACAAAGATTCCTCTAGGAAGAG GAAAAATCTCCCACGGTGGACACATCAAATAAGAGTTACATCTGGTATGGGGCTTGAGGGGCCTCTTGATGATGGATTTAGTTGGAGGAAGTACGGCCAGAAGGACATACTTGGAGCCAAATATCCAAG AGGCTACTACCGCTGCACTCACCGAAACGTCCAAAGCTGCTTGGCCACAAAGCAAGTCCAACGTTCCGATGAAGACCCGACGATCTTTGAAATTACTTACAGAGGAAAGCACACATGTACACAAGCCTCCACCGGCACAAGTACTCCTCCTTCCCCGTCACCGTTGCAGCCCGAAAGGACGGAACGGCAGAATAACCTAGTGGATCCTCAACAAAACCAGCAACAATCACAACAACACACGCTCTTAAACCTCCCGGAAGGCCTCAGAGTCATTACTGAAGGATTAGACACTCGTGAGGAACTGTTCCCCTCCTTCAACAGTCCCTCACCATTGAACAACAGTTATGTGGCAAgtttttcttctccatttgcggGACCTACAACTTCAGGAACAAACTATTTCTCAATGTCTCAGCGGGATTTTGGAGTTGACCAAAATTTTCAGAGTGGAGAGATAATCTCAGCTCCAACTTCAGCTACCAACTCTCCAAGTGTTGGTTTAGATATCCCATTTGGTCAGGCTGATCAGTTGTTTCCCAACTTCTCATTTGACGGTCCAGGATTCTTTTCCTAA